Proteins encoded in a region of the Campylobacter geochelonis genome:
- a CDS encoding AI-2E family transporter, with amino-acid sequence MRIHFVFISLASIIIILAGLKAASGVIVPFLLAVFLAVIVSPLIDILEKIKIPRIISFVLVTICFLGILSILGYITINAMADFTAQLPEFQRNFKLLLDGWIEKINSYDVVKIDAGMLGFDPSSIFSTTSSFLRKTSSTVSMSFFILLMVAFMLFETSIMKEKVAYLQKQNPQAQVFAQTFVYNLKRYLMIKSIASAMTGLIIGIGLWYLNVPYATLWGVVAFILNYIPTIGSIVAAVPTLFVTLLTGDFSDSFWVLAIYVAVNTAIGTIIEPRFLGEGLGLSTIVILFSLLLWGYVLGIGGLFLAVPLTMSIQIALNSSPKTKFIAILLSNKVD; translated from the coding sequence TTGAGAATTCACTTCGTTTTTATATCTTTAGCTTCTATCATCATCATTTTAGCTGGTTTAAAGGCCGCTAGTGGCGTTATAGTGCCATTTTTACTAGCTGTTTTTCTAGCAGTTATCGTCTCTCCACTAATTGATATTTTAGAAAAAATTAAAATCCCACGAATCATATCTTTTGTTTTAGTAACGATTTGTTTTTTAGGAATTCTATCGATTTTAGGCTATATTACGATAAATGCGATGGCGGATTTCACAGCTCAACTTCCAGAATTTCAAAGAAATTTTAAGCTCTTGCTTGATGGCTGGATAGAGAAAATCAACTCTTATGATGTCGTTAAAATCGATGCTGGAATGCTCGGTTTTGATCCAAGCAGTATCTTTTCAACCACAAGTTCGTTTTTAAGAAAGACAAGCTCGACTGTTTCGATGTCGTTTTTTATACTTTTGATGGTTGCTTTTATGCTGTTTGAAACTTCGATTATGAAAGAAAAAGTCGCATATTTGCAAAAGCAGAACCCACAAGCTCAAGTCTTTGCTCAAACTTTTGTTTACAACCTAAAAAGATATCTGATGATAAAAAGCATAGCTTCAGCCATGACTGGGCTGATTATCGGGATTGGGCTTTGGTATTTAAATGTTCCTTATGCTACGCTTTGGGGAGTTGTGGCTTTTATTTTAAACTATATACCAACGATTGGTTCGATTGTCGCTGCTGTGCCAACGCTTTTTGTGACACTTTTAACCGGAGATTTTAGCGACTCGTTTTGGGTTCTAGCCATTTATGTAGCGGTGAATACAGCTATTGGGACTATTATCGAGCCACGATTTTTAGGAGAGGGACTTGGACTTTCTACGATAGTGATACTTTTTAGTTTGCTTTTGTGGGGCTATGTTCTTGGGATTGGCGGATTGTTTTTAGCAGTTCCACTTACTATGAGTATACAAATAGCTCTAAATTCTAGCCCTAAGACTAAATTTATAGCTATTCTTTTAAGCAACAAGGTTGATTAA
- a CDS encoding TonB-dependent receptor domain-containing protein encodes MGKRYLSVCASVFLLSTSLIADEKVNLDTIEVSSSSIGYNNVDAYKISTRNAEMARDILRDIPGVYIGGTNSFNQKIYMRGVNDRGLNITIDGARQRGNVFHHGADLVLDTDLLKKIDVSTGVNSVVANSGALGGSVAFKTVDASDLLEDGQVFGGKVKTGFNSNDDRISSSLALYGKISDTLELLGYVKYSDYNYGEDGHGNDIAGKGHDVSYLFKAGYSFGDSHKITLSTEHNEYKGLYPFRPEFGGTAFVDTGKIKAGERNQALLPQKMQRDTHRLNYTYNPNEFVDLDLNLYYTDHSIVRSKLPSLEMAKKAGKASLMDGGVKTYGSTLINTTKLDQGDLKHTLRYGLEVYKSISYLDSSVGLSVKGDKIVQKPNKTVGDDKATSYSVFLEDSMKIGALTMTPGVRFDYYKLDTMGEWPNRASYDFSEVSPAFALDYQFQNGIGLFGSYSKVFRGPDPIESIRLSENTAKTYKKSDALKPETGDAYEVGARYSTEFGAGHTLNFLAKYFYTDYDNLINEYASPSGVGGTTRVNAGSAKVDGVELATRGQFGNLGLGASYTHSKTKYEQTATPAQAGQAIYGGILGYSDSGDKYTFNADYYIDAADVLIGYNMIFFNSKTDKKSGYKKPAYAVHDVYATWMPSGSLKGLELNAGVYNIFDKAYYSHSQRSFGATSANDWEPGRSVRASISYKF; translated from the coding sequence ATGGGTAAAAGATACCTTAGCGTTTGCGCATCTGTTTTTTTACTATCTACATCGCTTATAGCCGATGAGAAGGTGAATTTAGACACTATCGAAGTAAGCTCAAGCTCGATTGGTTATAACAACGTTGATGCTTATAAAATTTCAACCAGAAATGCCGAAATGGCAAGAGATATACTTCGCGATATCCCAGGAGTTTACATCGGCGGAACAAACAGTTTTAACCAAAAAATTTATATGCGTGGAGTAAACGATCGTGGTCTAAACATCACAATCGATGGCGCAAGACAAAGAGGAAATGTCTTTCATCACGGCGCAGACTTGGTTTTAGATACTGATTTGCTCAAAAAAATCGATGTCTCAACAGGCGTAAACAGTGTCGTTGCAAATTCTGGCGCACTTGGCGGAAGTGTTGCTTTTAAAACAGTTGATGCAAGCGATTTGCTTGAAGATGGACAAGTTTTTGGCGGTAAAGTAAAAACTGGTTTTAACTCTAACGATGATAGAATCTCTTCAAGCCTAGCACTATATGGCAAAATCTCAGACACACTTGAGTTACTTGGATATGTAAAATATAGCGATTATAACTATGGCGAAGATGGGCATGGAAACGATATCGCCGGAAAAGGTCACGATGTAAGTTATCTTTTTAAAGCTGGATATAGCTTTGGCGATAGCCATAAGATTACTCTAAGCACGGAGCATAACGAGTACAAAGGGCTTTATCCATTTAGACCTGAATTTGGCGGAACTGCGTTTGTTGATACAGGCAAAATCAAAGCTGGAGAGAGAAATCAAGCCCTACTTCCTCAAAAGATGCAACGCGACACGCACAGACTAAACTACACCTACAACCCAAACGAATTTGTTGATTTGGATTTAAACTTATACTACACAGATCACTCTATAGTGCGCTCAAAACTTCCTAGCCTTGAGATGGCAAAAAAAGCAGGAAAAGCCTCTTTGATGGATGGTGGCGTTAAAACTTATGGCTCAACTTTAATAAATACAACCAAACTTGATCAAGGGGATTTAAAGCACACTTTAAGATATGGTTTAGAAGTTTATAAATCAATCAGCTATCTTGACTCAAGCGTTGGACTAAGCGTTAAAGGCGACAAAATAGTTCAAAAACCAAACAAAACAGTAGGCGATGATAAAGCCACAAGCTACTCTGTATTTTTAGAAGATAGCATGAAAATCGGCGCTCTTACGATGACTCCAGGCGTTAGGTTTGATTACTATAAACTAGATACAATGGGCGAATGGCCAAACCGCGCGAGTTATGACTTTAGCGAAGTTAGTCCAGCATTTGCGCTTGATTATCAGTTCCAAAACGGCATTGGACTTTTTGGTAGCTACTCAAAAGTTTTCCGCGGTCCAGATCCGATAGAGTCAATCAGACTAAGCGAAAACACAGCTAAAACTTATAAAAAATCAGATGCCTTAAAACCTGAAACTGGCGATGCTTATGAAGTTGGCGCAAGATATAGCACTGAATTTGGCGCTGGTCATACACTAAATTTCTTAGCTAAATACTTCTACACTGATTATGATAACTTGATAAACGAATACGCATCTCCATCAGGAGTTGGCGGCACAACAAGAGTAAATGCAGGCTCTGCAAAAGTCGATGGAGTAGAACTTGCCACTAGAGGACAGTTTGGAAATTTAGGTCTTGGAGCAAGCTATACTCACTCAAAAACCAAATATGAGCAAACAGCGACTCCAGCACAAGCAGGACAAGCGATATATGGCGGAATTTTAGGATATAGCGATAGTGGCGATAAATATACATTTAACGCTGATTACTATATTGACGCGGCTGATGTTTTAATAGGCTATAATATGATTTTCTTTAACTCAAAAACAGATAAAAAATCAGGTTATAAAAAGCCAGCTTACGCAGTTCATGATGTGTATGCTACATGGATGCCAAGTGGGAGCTTAAAAGGTTTAGAGCTAAATGCAGGAGTTTATAACATTTTTGATAAAGCGTATTATTCGCACTCTCAAAGAAGTTTTGGAGCAACTTCGGCAAATGACTGGGAACCAGGCAGAAGCGTAAGAGCTAGTATAAGTTATAAATTTTAA
- a CDS encoding outer membrane beta-barrel protein, translated as MKNLLVKSALVAIMLGSSAFAQSPFFGVYGGYSKSKLDADSVGSIDDKRASLGIKGGYDFDKFRVYGAYEYGLKGSISESGVLANGPYDSKLEWKRHNFLVGADLTPKVGNNFKFLAGVYAGYSLLDLKADLNFGANSYSETDRVGGFIYGAKVGGIYSVNANNELELGYRYDKANYDSISNGNIDVDESNHGPYIGYNYKF; from the coding sequence ATGAAAAATTTACTTGTAAAATCAGCATTAGTTGCCATTATGCTAGGTTCTTCAGCATTTGCTCAAAGCCCGTTTTTTGGAGTTTATGGTGGATATTCTAAATCAAAGTTAGATGCAGATAGCGTTGGCAGTATAGACGATAAAAGGGCGAGCTTGGGTATAAAAGGCGGATATGACTTTGATAAATTTAGAGTTTATGGCGCATATGAGTATGGATTAAAAGGTAGTATTAGTGAAAGCGGAGTACTAGCAAATGGTCCTTATGATTCGAAATTAGAGTGGAAAAGACACAACTTTTTAGTTGGCGCAGATTTAACTCCAAAAGTTGGAAATAACTTTAAATTTTTAGCTGGAGTATACGCTGGATACTCGCTTTTAGATCTTAAAGCAGATCTTAACTTTGGTGCAAATAGTTATTCAGAAACCGATAGGGTTGGTGGGTTTATCTATGGTGCAAAAGTTGGTGGAATTTATAGTGTAAATGCAAACAACGAGCTTGAGCTTGGATATCGCTATGATAAAGCTAACTATGATTCTATATCAAATGGTAATATTGATGTAGATGAGAGTAACCATGGACCATATATAGGATATAATTACAAATTTTAG
- a CDS encoding NAD(P)/FAD-dependent oxidoreductase, with translation MIKILVLGGGYAGLSFIKNLPDEIFKKAQITLINANQFHYHTALLHKVAAGECDKEALFDIKKVIDKRVNFVVDEVAKIEENTVFTKDAKFEFDYLIIALGFEKETFGCDGMENSREITTYAKSLELKNEIYSKFDELADKKRENLDIVICGGGLSGVEFAGALAREGAKYAKDKFDFKKVKITLVEALPQILPMYDEKLHKKASEILQNLGVLVLENSKVVKRTKAGILLENERVLNADVVVWVAGIRGNSVVDNSKFKNHRARLLVDENLKFKDNIYAIGDVAKFKEFAPTAQIACQMGAYLGKNINLLIDGKNAPKFSYQNKGLICSIGKERAVGNIFGQNISGKFAVFMKWLTEKKWDVELEGVGAIFGR, from the coding sequence ATGATAAAAATTTTAGTACTTGGTGGCGGGTATGCTGGGCTGTCTTTTATAAAAAATTTGCCAGATGAGATTTTTAAAAAGGCGCAAATAACGCTTATAAACGCTAATCAATTCCACTACCACACCGCACTTTTACACAAAGTTGCAGCTGGAGAATGCGATAAAGAAGCGCTTTTTGATATCAAAAAAGTTATCGATAAAAGAGTAAATTTTGTAGTTGATGAAGTTGCTAAAATCGAAGAAAATACAGTTTTTACCAAAGATGCTAAATTTGAGTTTGACTACCTTATCATCGCGCTTGGCTTTGAAAAAGAGACTTTTGGCTGTGATGGCATGGAAAATTCGCGTGAGATAACAACTTATGCAAAATCGCTTGAGCTAAAAAATGAAATTTATTCTAAATTTGATGAATTAGCAGATAAAAAAAGAGAGAATTTAGACATAGTGATATGCGGTGGCGGGCTTAGTGGAGTGGAATTTGCTGGAGCTTTGGCGCGTGAGGGTGCAAAGTATGCAAAAGATAAATTTGACTTTAAAAAGGTAAAAATTACGCTTGTTGAGGCTTTGCCGCAAATTTTGCCGATGTATGATGAAAAACTGCATAAAAAAGCTAGTGAAATTTTGCAAAATTTAGGCGTTTTGGTGTTAGAGAATTCAAAGGTTGTAAAAAGAACTAAAGCTGGAATTTTGTTAGAAAATGAGCGTGTTTTAAACGCCGATGTGGTTGTTTGGGTTGCAGGAATTCGTGGAAATAGCGTGGTTGACAACAGCAAATTTAAAAATCACAGAGCTAGACTTTTAGTCGATGAAAACCTAAAATTTAAAGATAACATCTACGCTATCGGCGACGTGGCGAAATTTAAAGAGTTCGCGCCGACTGCACAAATCGCTTGCCAAATGGGCGCGTATCTTGGGAAAAATATAAATTTGCTAATTGATGGCAAAAATGCGCCAAAATTTAGTTATCAAAACAAAGGTTTGATTTGTTCGATAGGCAAAGAGCGGGCTGTTGGAAACATTTTTGGACAAAATATAAGTGGGAAATTTGCTGTTTTTATGAAGTGGCTGACTGAGAAAAAATGGGATGTAGAGCTTGAGGGAGTTGGCGCGATTTTTGGTAGATAA
- the exbB gene encoding TonB-system energizer ExbB produces the protein MDFLRDNVESLIIIILGFMSFIVVVYTIERLYFYAKIKIENYQSEEELEVLLTKNLTTLYIIYSNAPYIGLLGTVAGIMITFYDMGMAGGGVDAKSIMIGMSLALKATAAGLLVAIPTLMIYNAFSRKVEVILAKFRIEHEKKLKA, from the coding sequence ATGGATTTTTTACGGGATAATGTTGAGAGTTTGATTATCATTATTTTGGGTTTTATGAGCTTTATCGTGGTCGTTTACACCATTGAAAGGCTATACTTTTACGCAAAAATTAAGATAGAAAATTATCAAAGCGAAGAGGAACTTGAAGTGCTTTTAACAAAGAATTTAACCACTCTTTACATCATCTACTCAAACGCCCCATACATCGGGCTTTTAGGCACTGTAGCTGGCATTATGATAACTTTTTATGATATGGGAATGGCTGGAGGCGGAGTTGATGCAAAATCGATAATGATAGGTATGTCACTAGCGCTTAAAGCTACGGCAGCTGGGCTTTTAGTGGCTATTCCAACTCTAATGATTTATAACGCATTTTCAAGAAAAGTTGAAGTTATACTAGCTAAATTTAGGATAGAGCATGAAAAAAAGCTCAAAGCTTAA
- a CDS encoding inositol monophosphatase family protein, giving the protein MDENLEEILRNLDSFLDEVGKFQLDSRKSGFSVNTKSSDVDFVTQIDKKSDEMIINFIRQNYPTHEILTEEHGSLPALKCKKSKEQKISKSGSQNFKESEFCNNIPRGDNFETTQHKNGQNEANNKWCWVVDPIDGTTNFIHSYPLHCISVGLKFNEETVLGMVVLPVLKMKFYAIKGAGAFLNGEKINVSKTSELKKAIISTGFPYNRAVENPNLVYFNKIINQISGIRRSGSAAIDLCFNAAGFCDAYFEFNINEWDFCAGWLILNEAGGRGKVRKFGHNTMYIFTNSHIDEALEKALFG; this is encoded by the coding sequence ATGGATGAAAATTTAGAAGAGATTTTAAGAAATTTAGATAGTTTTTTAGATGAGGTCGGCAAGTTTCAGCTTGATTCAAGAAAGAGCGGTTTTAGTGTTAATACAAAAAGTAGCGATGTGGATTTTGTAACACAGATAGACAAAAAATCAGATGAAATGATAATAAATTTCATCCGCCAAAACTACCCAACTCACGAAATTCTAACTGAAGAGCATGGCAGTTTACCAGCTTTGAAGTGTAAAAAAAGCAAAGAGCAAAAAATTAGCAAAAGTGGTAGCCAAAATTTTAAAGAAAGCGAGTTTTGTAACAACATACCACGCGGTGATAATTTTGAAACCACGCAGCACAAAAATGGGCAAAACGAGGCTAACAACAAGTGGTGTTGGGTCGTTGATCCTATAGATGGCACGACAAATTTCATACACTCTTATCCGCTTCATTGCATTAGCGTTGGGCTTAAATTTAATGAAGAAACCGTGCTTGGAATGGTGGTTTTGCCAGTTTTGAAGATGAAATTTTATGCTATTAAAGGAGCTGGGGCATTTTTAAATGGCGAGAAGATTAACGTTTCAAAAACAAGTGAACTTAAAAAGGCGATAATCTCAACTGGATTTCCATACAATCGCGCAGTTGAAAACCCAAATTTAGTCTATTTTAACAAGATAATAAACCAAATTTCTGGAATCAGGCGAAGCGGAAGCGCGGCGATTGATTTGTGTTTTAATGCGGCTGGATTTTGCGATGCTTACTTTGAATTTAACATCAACGAATGGGACTTTTGCGCTGGTTGGCTTATACTAAATGAAGCTGGTGGGCGAGGCAAGGTACGTAAATTTGGGCATAATACGATGTATATTTTCACAAATTCACATATCGATGAAGCGCTAGAAAAGGCATTGTTTGGTTAA
- a CDS encoding exodeoxyribonuclease III: MKLISWNVNGLRAAVSKDSFAWLDSVKPDFLGLQETKASEDKIPSEIYSLGFKEININSAARAGYSGVMSLVNFDTLCTKSLFFDDNEGRVLEHRFGNVVLFNIYFPNGQKDEERLSYKMKFYANFLAYLDELKAQNFDIIICGDVNTAHQEIDLKNPKANAKTSGFLPIERAWIDELLSHGFIDTFRQIHGDEVKYSWWSYRFKAREKNIGWRIDYFFISESLKDRLKDAFILDEIYGSDHCPVGIEIDL; encoded by the coding sequence TTGAAACTAATTTCATGGAATGTAAATGGATTGCGAGCTGCTGTTAGCAAAGATAGTTTTGCATGGTTAGATAGCGTTAAGCCTGATTTTTTGGGGCTTCAAGAAACAAAAGCAAGTGAAGATAAAATTCCAAGCGAAATTTACTCACTCGGCTTTAAAGAGATAAACATAAACTCAGCCGCTCGCGCTGGATACTCTGGCGTTATGAGTTTAGTAAATTTTGACACTTTATGCACAAAATCGCTCTTTTTTGATGATAATGAAGGGCGAGTTTTAGAGCATCGTTTTGGAAATGTCGTGCTTTTTAACATCTACTTTCCAAACGGTCAAAAAGATGAAGAAAGACTTAGCTATAAGATGAAATTTTATGCTAATTTTTTAGCCTATCTTGATGAGTTAAAAGCCCAAAATTTCGATATTATCATCTGTGGCGATGTAAATACGGCTCATCAAGAAATAGATCTTAAAAACCCAAAAGCTAACGCCAAAACAAGCGGATTTTTGCCAATAGAGCGAGCGTGGATAGATGAACTTTTAAGCCACGGTTTTATCGATACTTTCAGGCAAATTCACGGCGATGAAGTTAAATACTCGTGGTGGAGCTACCGTTTTAAAGCAAGAGAGAAAAATATCGGCTGGAGGATTGATTACTTTTTTATTAGCGAGTCTTTGAAAGATAGGTTAAAAGATGCCTTTATCTTAGATGAAATTTATGGAAGCGATCACTGTCCTGTGGGCATAGAGATAGATTTATAA
- a CDS encoding TerC family protein, which produces MFEWLASPEAWISLFTLIGLEIVLGIDNIIFIAILCGKLPQEQRDRARLLGLGFAMVSRILLLLSLFWIMKLTAPLFSVFGMEISGRDLILIFGGLFLLAKSTLEIHHNVAGESEKEGKEIKKVSFTSVIIQISILDIVFSLDSVITAVGMAEHIDIMIIAVIAAVGVMMFASGAISRFVDNNPTIKILALAFLILIGVSLIGEGFGMHIPKGYIYFAMAFSLAVEMINISMRNKK; this is translated from the coding sequence ATGTTTGAATGGTTAGCCTCCCCAGAAGCTTGGATAAGCCTTTTTACTCTTATCGGGCTTGAGATAGTTTTGGGTATCGATAACATCATATTTATAGCGATTTTGTGTGGAAAACTCCCGCAAGAGCAACGAGATAGAGCCAGACTTTTAGGGCTTGGCTTTGCGATGGTTAGTAGAATTTTGCTACTTTTAAGCCTCTTTTGGATAATGAAACTTACCGCGCCGCTTTTTAGTGTTTTTGGTATGGAAATTTCTGGTAGGGACTTGATTTTGATATTTGGTGGATTGTTTTTGCTAGCAAAATCAACGCTTGAAATTCACCACAACGTAGCAGGAGAAAGCGAAAAAGAGGGAAAAGAGATAAAAAAAGTTAGTTTTACTAGCGTTATCATTCAAATTTCTATTCTTGATATCGTTTTCTCACTTGATAGTGTAATCACCGCAGTTGGCATGGCAGAACACATCGATATAATGATAATCGCAGTCATAGCAGCTGTTGGCGTGATGATGTTTGCTAGCGGGGCGATAAGCCGCTTTGTCGATAACAACCCAACGATAAAAATTCTAGCTTTGGCATTTTTGATACTCATCGGAGTTTCGCTTATAGGTGAGGGCTTTGGAATGCACATACCAAAAGGATATATTTACTTTGCGATGGCGTTCTCGTTGGCAGTAGAGATGATAAATATCAGCATGAGAAATAAGAAATAA
- a CDS encoding inorganic phosphate transporter, producing the protein MQISKLSMFFGALLIAVTGYFMIWGFEFIGTSSKIIFILATLFGVFMAFNIGGNDVANSFGTSVGAGTLTLTQALCIAAVFEVSGAVLAGGEVTATIRSGIVDLEKLSVSPNEFIYIMMSALIAAALWLLLATKKGWPVSTTHAIIGAIVGSSMTLGFILDLPGVSVFSLVKWSKIGTIAFSWVLSPLLGGLASYLLYKAIKKYILNYNAIAEIKIEKLKKRKKELKKEHKNMFESLSDIQKVNYTEAMNRDIYTMKDPNFDPTDLDSEYFKKMDELDRQKDELKSHQALELGIPAIAALGIAVITSMLLFKGLQNLQLGLSSLHNYLIIAMVSATTWMAMFIFAKTLRRSDLSKSTFLMFSWLQVFTASGFAFSHGSNDIANAVGPFAAIMDTLATGQINAHAQIPPIVMITFGVALIVGLWFIGKEVIATVGTHLTKIHPASGFSAELSAASVVMLASVLGLPVSSTHILIGAILGIGIANAQTNWKLMKPIALAWIITLPASAALSAIWFIIFRLVF; encoded by the coding sequence ATGCAAATTTCAAAGTTAAGCATGTTTTTTGGCGCCCTGCTAATCGCAGTTACGGGCTATTTTATGATTTGGGGCTTTGAATTTATAGGTACTTCTAGCAAAATTATCTTTATACTTGCTACACTTTTTGGCGTTTTTATGGCATTTAACATCGGCGGAAACGATGTCGCGAACTCTTTTGGAACTAGCGTTGGAGCTGGAACTCTAACTTTAACTCAAGCACTTTGCATAGCAGCTGTTTTTGAAGTAAGTGGCGCAGTTTTGGCTGGTGGCGAGGTTACGGCAACGATTCGTAGTGGTATCGTGGACTTAGAAAAACTCTCTGTTTCTCCAAATGAATTTATATATATAATGATGAGCGCGCTCATAGCGGCTGCTTTGTGGCTGCTTTTGGCTACAAAAAAGGGTTGGCCAGTTTCCACAACTCACGCGATAATCGGAGCTATAGTTGGCTCAAGTATGACTTTAGGTTTTATCCTAGACTTGCCAGGCGTTTCTGTTTTTTCGCTAGTTAAATGGAGTAAAATAGGCACGATAGCCTTTTCTTGGGTGCTTTCGCCCTTGCTTGGTGGTCTTGCATCATATCTTTTATACAAAGCGATAAAAAAATATATCTTAAACTACAACGCTATCGCTGAAATTAAAATAGAAAAGCTAAAAAAGAGAAAAAAAGAGCTTAAAAAAGAGCACAAAAATATGTTTGAATCTCTCAGCGATATCCAAAAAGTAAACTACACAGAGGCGATGAATAGGGATATCTATACGATGAAAGATCCAAATTTTGACCCTACAGACTTAGACTCTGAGTATTTTAAAAAGATGGATGAGCTTGATAGACAAAAAGATGAGTTAAAATCTCATCAAGCGCTTGAGCTTGGCATACCAGCAATCGCAGCTCTTGGTATAGCAGTTATTACAAGTATGCTTTTGTTTAAAGGTTTGCAAAATTTACAACTTGGACTTTCAAGTCTGCATAACTACTTAATCATCGCTATGGTAAGCGCTACTACGTGGATGGCGATGTTTATTTTCGCTAAGACTTTAAGGCGTTCTGATTTATCAAAATCGACATTTTTAATGTTCTCGTGGCTTCAGGTTTTCACAGCTTCTGGATTTGCGTTTTCTCATGGTTCAAACGATATAGCAAACGCAGTTGGACCATTTGCTGCTATTATGGATACGCTAGCAACTGGCCAGATAAATGCTCACGCGCAAATTCCTCCTATCGTTATGATAACTTTTGGTGTGGCTTTGATAGTTGGACTTTGGTTTATCGGTAAAGAGGTTATCGCAACAGTTGGAACGCACCTTACAAAAATCCATCCAGCATCTGGCTTTAGCGCTGAACTTTCAGCAGCAAGCGTTGTTATGCTAGCTTCAGTTTTAGGGCTTCCAGTATCTTCAACTCATATCTTAATCGGAGCGATTTTAGGAATCGGTATAGCAAATGCACAGACCAACTGGAAACTGATGAAACCTATCGCGTTAGCATGGATTATAACTTTACCTGCATCAGCAGCACTTAGCGCGATATGGTTTATCATATTTAGGTTGGTTTTTTAA
- the exbD gene encoding TonB system transport protein ExbD gives MKKSSKLKKDGLNVVPFIDIMLVLLCIVLSISTFIAQGKIAVELPQSQSGIREAPKDALNIVIDEQSQIYLNDKLVSQEDFNKEINALDAKTLVVLRSDKEAKFESFVKVIDALKMKKHENFAIATQIRE, from the coding sequence ATGAAAAAAAGCTCAAAGCTTAAAAAAGATGGATTAAATGTCGTTCCTTTTATCGACATTATGCTAGTTTTGCTTTGTATTGTGCTTAGCATTTCAACCTTTATAGCGCAAGGAAAAATCGCAGTCGAACTTCCACAAAGCCAAAGCGGGATAAGAGAAGCGCCAAAAGATGCGTTAAATATAGTGATAGACGAACAAAGCCAAATTTATCTAAATGATAAACTAGTAAGCCAAGAGGACTTTAACAAAGAGATAAATGCACTTGATGCAAAAACTCTTGTTGTTTTAAGAAGCGACAAAGAGGCTAAATTTGAGAGTTTTGTTAAGGTCATAGATGCATTAAAGATGAAAAAGCATGAAAATTTCGCAATCGCAACGCAAATTAGAGAATAA
- a CDS encoding carbon-nitrogen family hydrolase yields MRVACINFDSKFEQVDENLAKAKHFIDLASKQKCDTVVLPELFSTGFFPQNLAKFADLNGEKATYFFSNLAKNLKINVIAGSIIERIGDKFYNSSFIFSKDGSCMAKYSKIHLFSHMKEDEFFQSGDKVVNFMLDGVKCGIIICYDLRFPELVRKLALDGVKVLFIVSAWPLSRLKHLEILTLARAVENQIFVVLANSCSFFNKLKFGGNSMIIDPLGEILAKACQNESMISANLELSALEKTRQNISVYKDRKPNLY; encoded by the coding sequence ATGAGAGTTGCTTGTATAAATTTCGACTCAAAATTTGAGCAAGTTGATGAAAATTTAGCCAAAGCAAAGCACTTTATAGACTTAGCATCAAAGCAAAAGTGCGATACCGTGGTATTACCAGAGCTTTTTTCAACTGGATTTTTTCCGCAAAATTTGGCTAAATTTGCTGATTTAAATGGAGAAAAAGCTACCTACTTTTTCTCAAATTTAGCTAAAAATTTAAAGATAAACGTCATTGCTGGCTCGATTATAGAGCGCATTGGCGATAAATTTTATAACTCATCTTTTATCTTTTCAAAAGATGGCTCTTGCATGGCAAAATACAGTAAAATTCACCTTTTTTCGCATATGAAAGAAGATGAGTTTTTCCAAAGTGGCGATAAAGTGGTAAATTTTATGCTTGATGGCGTAAAATGTGGCATTATCATCTGCTATGATTTACGTTTTCCAGAGCTTGTTAGAAAGCTAGCGCTTGATGGCGTAAAGGTGCTATTTATCGTATCTGCGTGGCCTTTATCTAGGCTAAAACATCTTGAAATTTTAACCCTTGCAAGAGCGGTTGAAAATCAGATTTTTGTAGTTTTAGCAAACTCTTGCTCCTTTTTTAACAAACTTAAATTTGGTGGAAATTCGATGATAATCGACCCGCTTGGCGAAATTTTAGCAAAAGCTTGTCAAAATGAGTCGATGATAAGTGCAAATTTAGAGTTATCAGCACTTGAAAAAACTCGCCAAAATATCAGCGTTTATAAGGATAGAAAGCCAAATTTATACTAA